Proteins from one Sander lucioperca isolate FBNREF2018 chromosome 16, SLUC_FBN_1.2, whole genome shotgun sequence genomic window:
- the gmpr gene encoding GMP reductase 1 isoform X2, whose amino-acid sequence MPRVDSDLKLDFKDVLFRPKRSSLKSRSEVDLQRTFTFRNSKQTYTGIPIIAANMDTTGTFEMAQVLSKHVAASSGSGVADLEKLCAILEAVPALKYICLDVANGYSEYFVEFVKTVREKFPKHTIMAGNVVTGEMVEELILSGADIIKVGIGPGSVCTTRIKTGVGYPQLSAVIECADSAHGLKGHIISDGGCSCPGDVAKAFGAGADFVMMGGMLAGHDQCTGEVIEKNGKKYKLFYGMSSDTAMKRYVGGVAEYRASEGRTVEVPYRGDVENTIRDVLGGLRSTCTYVGAAKLKELSRRTTFIRVTQQSSQMFTS is encoded by the exons ATGCCTCGTGTGGACTCAGACCTCAAGCTGGACTTTAAGGATGTCCTCTTCAGACCCAAGAGGAGCAGCCTGAAGAGTCGCTCAGAG GTGGACCTTCAGAGGACCTTCACATTCCGCAACTCCAAACAAACATACACTGGCATCCCCATCATCGCTGCCAACATGGACACCACAGGAACATTTGAGATGGCACAGGTCCTCAGCAAA CATGTAGCCGCTAGCTCAGGCAGTGGCGTTGCAGATCTTGAGAAGCTGTGTGCCATCTTGGAAGCCGTCCCCGCCCTCAAGTACATCTGTCTGGATGTGGCCAACGGCTACTCTGAGTACTTTGTGGAGTTTGTCAAGACGGTCAGAGAAAAGTTTCCCAAACACACCATCATG GCTGGCAATGTGGTAACAGGGGAGATGGTGGAAGAGCTCATCCTCTCCGGTGCTGACATCATCAAAGTGGGCATCGGGCCAG GGTCTGTGTGCACAACTAGGATCAAGACAGGAGTGGGCTACCCACAGCTCAGTGCTGTAATAGAGTGTGCAGACTCAGCCCATGGACTTAAAGGACACATTATCTCT GATGGTGGCTGCAGTTGCCCAGGAGATGTAGCAAAGGCCTTTG GTGCAGGGGCTGACTTTGTAATGATGGGAGGAATGCTTGCAGGCCACGACCAGTGCACCGGAGAGGTCATTGAGAAGAATGGCAAGAAATACAAACTCTTCTATGGCATGAGCTCCGACACCGCCATGAAGCGATACGTGGGTGGAGTTGCTGAGTATAG GGCGTCTGAGGGGAGGACAGTGGAGGTTCCCTATAGAGGAGATGTGGAGAACACTATCCGAGATGTGTTGGGGGGCCTTCGCTCCACCTGCACCTATGTGGGCGCCGCCAAGCTCAAAGAGTTGAGCAGGAGAACCACCTTCATTCGTGTCACACAACAGTCC
- the gmpr gene encoding GMP reductase 1 isoform X1, with translation MPRVDSDLKLDFKDVLFRPKRSSLKSRSEVDLQRTFTFRNSKQTYTGIPIIAANMDTTGTFEMAQVLSKHTLFTAIHKHYSVEDWKNFAANHPECLEHVAASSGSGVADLEKLCAILEAVPALKYICLDVANGYSEYFVEFVKTVREKFPKHTIMAGNVVTGEMVEELILSGADIIKVGIGPGSVCTTRIKTGVGYPQLSAVIECADSAHGLKGHIISDGGCSCPGDVAKAFGAGADFVMMGGMLAGHDQCTGEVIEKNGKKYKLFYGMSSDTAMKRYVGGVAEYRASEGRTVEVPYRGDVENTIRDVLGGLRSTCTYVGAAKLKELSRRTTFIRVTQQSSQMFTS, from the exons ATGCCTCGTGTGGACTCAGACCTCAAGCTGGACTTTAAGGATGTCCTCTTCAGACCCAAGAGGAGCAGCCTGAAGAGTCGCTCAGAG GTGGACCTTCAGAGGACCTTCACATTCCGCAACTCCAAACAAACATACACTGGCATCCCCATCATCGCTGCCAACATGGACACCACAGGAACATTTGAGATGGCACAGGTCCTCAGCAAA CACACCCTCTTCACAGCCATCCATAAACACTATTCTGTAGAGGACTGGAAGAATTTTGCTGCTAATCATCCAGAATGCTTAGAG CATGTAGCCGCTAGCTCAGGCAGTGGCGTTGCAGATCTTGAGAAGCTGTGTGCCATCTTGGAAGCCGTCCCCGCCCTCAAGTACATCTGTCTGGATGTGGCCAACGGCTACTCTGAGTACTTTGTGGAGTTTGTCAAGACGGTCAGAGAAAAGTTTCCCAAACACACCATCATG GCTGGCAATGTGGTAACAGGGGAGATGGTGGAAGAGCTCATCCTCTCCGGTGCTGACATCATCAAAGTGGGCATCGGGCCAG GGTCTGTGTGCACAACTAGGATCAAGACAGGAGTGGGCTACCCACAGCTCAGTGCTGTAATAGAGTGTGCAGACTCAGCCCATGGACTTAAAGGACACATTATCTCT GATGGTGGCTGCAGTTGCCCAGGAGATGTAGCAAAGGCCTTTG GTGCAGGGGCTGACTTTGTAATGATGGGAGGAATGCTTGCAGGCCACGACCAGTGCACCGGAGAGGTCATTGAGAAGAATGGCAAGAAATACAAACTCTTCTATGGCATGAGCTCCGACACCGCCATGAAGCGATACGTGGGTGGAGTTGCTGAGTATAG GGCGTCTGAGGGGAGGACAGTGGAGGTTCCCTATAGAGGAGATGTGGAGAACACTATCCGAGATGTGTTGGGGGGCCTTCGCTCCACCTGCACCTATGTGGGCGCCGCCAAGCTCAAAGAGTTGAGCAGGAGAACCACCTTCATTCGTGTCACACAACAGTCC